From Thalassotalea psychrophila:
TTTATTTGGTACTGCAATAGCTAGCCCTTGGAAGCGTGGCATAGCAATCTCGATTGATTTTTTACTTATTGCAGCATTGAGCGGGGCGGGTGGCGAGTTACTAGCGATAGCATTTGCGATCATGGCATTCAGAGTTGGCAGTAAGAGCAGAGCCGAGCAACAAGGAAAAGTGAAAGGACGTAAACGCCGCGCCATTATGAGATTTTTAGGCGCGATAATAGTATTAGTTTTACTTTTAAACACCTTACCACCGTTAGTACAATCTTTATTTGGTGACGGTACAAATGAATATAGTGAAGAGCAGTTAAAAGAATTAAAAGAAAATGGGGTTATTGCCATAGGCGATAAAAATGTAAATGTTGGCACTGCGATAAAAATGGCTGGGTATGCCATTAAAACCATTAAAGCTGCAGAAGAGCATAACTGTAATGACTTACCATGTTGGCAAGAGGTGTTTAATGAAGTTCCAGATCATGCGGTTGAACTCGATTTAAATGCTACACAAGCAACTGGCTTATTCAAAGATGTAAGTGACTCAACGGAATTACCTGAGACTGAACAAAAACAACTGTTAGCGCACTTTGAGCAAAAGTTTCAAACATTGCTTGCACAAAAGCAAGTATTAAATCAACAAGCCGATGCTGTTAATAATGATGTTGCTCAACAACCTAGAACCGCTAGCGAATATTCTGAAAAGTATGATAAAAATTATTCTGGTTACAATGTTACACCAGAAGTCTCGGCTAAAGAAAAGAAATCAGAACGACCAATTTATTCAATCATTGAACTGATCAAAGGTATCTTTAATGATTTAGGTTTAGGAGTTGGTTGGGCGGCATTTTACTTTACTGTATTTACTGCGCGCTGGAATGGCAAAACCCCTGGTAAACGCTTAATGAATATTCGAGTATTACAGCTAGATGGAACTCCGCTTTCGATGTGGGATAGTTTTGGCCGCTTTGGTGGATATGCTGCGGGCCCTGCAACGGGGTTGCTCGGTTTCTTACAGGTGTATTGGGATCCTAATCGACAAGCTATTCAAGATAAAATATCGGCAACGGTAGTTATTGACGAGAAGAAAAAGGTAGCGCAAGAAATTATTGATGCAGCAAGGGAAAAATATGAGCAAATGGTTTAACTAATTGTAAATTATTGCCTATGCTTTAAATAATTAATTTTATCAATATTTTAAATGGAGATAATTATGAATAAACTGATCATGTTTTGTTTATTTAGCGCATTTTTAACTGGCTGTGCATCATCTGAAAGTAGTTCATCATCTTCTAGTTCAGCTAAAGCAAATAGTGCTCCGACTGATGAATGTGCTACTCTGGAATATCTTGCAAGGCAGCAGTGTTTAACGGAAAAGATGAATGCCGGCTAATTATCTGAAATGCCACTTAGCTAATAAACACCAATTCAGTTCCTGACGACCGTCAGGATCTCGTTTTGAGTTTAGCTCCTGAAACTTTTTGCTGGGTATTTTTCTTTTCAGCTTTATAAAATGCTTGATATTGTAAATTTTGCCCTAACTATATAAACGTTCATCAACAGCTAATTAAGTAGTAAACATGGCTAAAGTACGTACAAGAATCTCTTTAAAAGTTGGCTCAAACAGTCACATTCCTGCAGAAATGATTTCATTTAACCAGCTTGCTTCTGATAAAGAGCATGTTGCCTTGGTGTTTGAACAAGCTGATCAATCTCAACAAGTACCATTGGTTAGAATTCACTCTGAATGTTTAACTGGTGATGTATTTCACTCTTCCCGTTGTGATTGTGGTGAGCAGCTTGATGAAGCTATTAACCAAATGGCGACAGAAGGGGGAATTATCCTTTATCTTCGCCAAGAGGGGCGTGGTATTGGATTATATAATAAGATTGATGCATATAAGCTTCAGTCTGAAGGTATGAATACTTATCAAGCCAATAATCACTTAGGTTTCGGTGATGACCTTAGAGACTTTACTGAAGCTGGACAAATGCTTGAAGCATTAAATATCAGTCGATTAAAGCTAATGACCAATAACCCGAAAAAAGTAAAAGCTTTGAATGATTATGGTCTAACCGTTGAACAAGAAGTCAATACTTCAACTCATATTAAAGACGGTAACGAAGATTACTTAAAGGCAAAGATAGACAATGCCGGACATAAGTTAACCCTTAAATAGCAAATGTCGCTTACCACTTAAGGTTAGTTGTTTATACCAAGTCCATTAATTATCTAATAAACTGCTGTAGAAAATTAAAAATTTGGTCTCGTGATTAGAGGCCATTTCAATTAAATGGTCTCTTCTTCAACTACATCCAAGCATAACTAAGCTTTAAAAATGCGGTACGTTGATTCTGTTTTATCTCTTTCTTTTCGCCAATAAAATCATTATCAATTGAGTTATCGGAATAACCTAAAAAGAATACCGTTTGCGGGTTTAACTTATAGGAATAAAGCAGTTGAGTGGAAAGGTTATCATGATAATCTGAATCAATAATAATGTCAGGGTTATTATTTTGGTTGTAATCAGTTGCATTGTAAACCATGGTTAAGCGCAAAAAACTATTTACATTAAATGCATAAGTTAACCTGAAGTCAGTAATGTTTTCACGATAAACAAAATCGCTTTCAGCTTCTAATTCTGCATACACATGCATTAATTCTAGCTCTAAATGAGTGGTAATATTCCAAGTAAGCTTAGGAGCAAACTCAATTAACTCACCTTTACGATCATTGGTATAATCAATAGCATCACCTATTCGACTTGAAAAACCCAACATAAGATCAGCTCTTGGCTGCATATCCATAAACAAGTCTAAATAATCTAGCTCAAATAAAGTGGTATTATTATCAATTGCCGTTTGGTTGGTGTCATAACGAAGACCCACCTGCTCCTCGTGCGAGTAGACTGCATCAAAGATAGATTGCCATGGCCCCCACACTGTATAGCTTACGGATGAACGTTCATTAATTAAGTCACCATCATCATTGTGACTTGTTTGAAATTCGCCGCCAAAAATCATTTCAGACCAAAGCGTGTCATCGAAATAGACCGTTCGATTAACTGTGGTGGTAAATTCGTTATAGTCAACTTGTGGTAAATAGCCTAAGTCAGCTCTAAAGTCTTCACCTATGGCTTTATATTGGGTTCTTAGCGTCCAATCTTCACTGCTGTGTTCAAATTCAAGTTTAAATGCTTGATCTGTGAATGCGCCTTCATTTTTGTTGATCATTGAAGATAAATAACATTCATCCTGTGCACCCGAATTAGGGCACCATTTATCATAAAGCTCTATTGGGTATTCAGTATCAGACGTTAGTACTTGAGCAATTAGCGTATTACTTACTGACATTTTATACTTCACATCAATCGCATTTACATAATTGTGATAATCATCAGCACTTCTTAACGTTGAAGTTAAACCAAATGATAAATCTTCGTTTACATCATATCGGTAACGTAAGGCACCAGAATAACTTTCATCAGAAATATCATCAGGTAAAGAATATAAGTTCCCCGGCAAAATTAGGCTGGTGTAATTGTCTTTGGTCATGAAAAAACCAAAGGTCTGTTTACCAAGTTTTCCTGTTACTTTAGCGCCGTAGTCTGGATCGGTAACATTTCGGGTATAAACTAAATTCAGTGGGCTTGAAAAGTATTCTGAATTATCTAAAAAGAAGGTTCTTTTTTCATCAAAAAATAATGCCGAGGTCTTATTAACGGCCAATTGACCTGCATCAGCCTCTACGTTAGAGAAGTCAGGGTTGATAGTCGCATTTAACATAACGTCAGGCGTTATTCCCCAACGCAGGTTTAGGCCTACTTCAGCGTCATTATCTGACTGCCAATCCTCATCAGCATATACGTCACGCTCTTCATCTACTTTGGCCACGATTGATGGTGTAATTAACAGGTTTTCACCTATTTTAGCTTGTTCAAAGCCTTGCATCTCTGCCATTTGACAAGTCCAGCAAGGGTTATCACGATCTAAGGGAATGTTTGAAATTCGTAATACTTTGTCTCTTGGGTAAAGCCTTAATAACTCGATGCCCCAAGTTTTAATATCACTACCTTCTTCAAAATTAAGCTCTCGATAAGGAATGGCAAATTCTACTTGATAACCATCAGTAGTAACTTTGCCTGCAGCATCCCAAATACCATCCCAAAGATCGCTATTTTGCGAAGTCATCGCATTATCAATACCATCATTTTGCACGCCATAAGGATTTACGAAAAACTTATAAGCTAAACGATGATTGTTAAATGTATCTAGTTTTATGCCAACAATATCATCAGAAAAAGCATCGTCACGATCGCGAATAAATGCTTGAATATTTTCAGGGTTAGGATCTTGAGCTTTAAATGCAAAGTAAATGTGGCTGCCATCTTCAAAGATATAGGCATCAGTTTTTACTGGGCTGGGAGTATTTTCATAAGGGTAGTTTACAATGTTAACTTCAACATGTTTTGCTTGCTGCCATACAGGTTCATTAAGTTCGCCATCAAAAGTAATGACTGCTTTAATGTTTGGTATGTTAATGGGCTCAGCTAGAGATGGGAAAGCAGCACTGCAAAGTAACATTAGCATGGCTAATGCTTTTGCGCTCTCCCTGGGCAAAATCATGACTACTTCCTATGTTTGCATTTATTTTTATTTTTTTAGGGCTAAATATATTTATAACCCTGCATTGTTAACAACCATTAACACTCTTTTTATAGCGTATTTAAAGACTTACTGTCAATGATATTAAGTGATTAACGCTAAATTAACGTAAGGTATATGCATCGTTGTGGTTAAATTAATTTTATCTAAATAGTGATTAATTTATGGATAATATAAATTGAATAGGCATAATAAAATTATCTAATTACCCATCTACAAAAATTTGGATAAATTTTGTCATTAACCTTTGTTGATTTTATTGCATTAGCACTATTTTTTATCTGTTGGATTGGTTACACCCAATTTGCTCGGGTTAAAGCAAAAAACACTCCTTGTTTATCAAGAGTATTACATCAACATAGAATTCTTTGGATGCGTCAAATTCTTGATAATGATGTTCGTGTTTCGCATGCCGCATTACTGTCTAATTTAGACCGCCATGTTGCTTTTTTCGCTTCTACCACATTACTGATATTGGCAGGTGTATTAACACTGTTTACCCAAGTAGAAAATGTAAATGAAGTGTTATCATCAATTCCTATTGCAACAGAGCGCAATAATGTAGCGATTCAAGTCAAACTTAGTTTATTAGGTATGATATTTGTTATGGCATTTTTTCAGTTTACTTGGTCTATGCGCCAATACGGTTTTTTAAACATATTAATAGGAGCAGCTCCTGTTGCTGAGAAAACCACAAATCCAGCGTTACTAGACTACGCAAAACAAATGGGTGTAGTACAAGACCAAGCAGGGCACGCTTATAATTATGGTTTACGATCATATTACTTTTCACTCGCCGCCCTAAGTTGGTTTTTTCATCCTTTATTGTTTATTACTTCCAGCCTTGCGGTTGTCTACGTATTGTTTTACCGCGAGTTTAAGTCAAGGGCATTAAAGGCAATAAAGTTAGCAATTCAAGACTTGGGCTCTGAGGATATATGATGAGAAAACTACAAGGTGGCTGTCATTGTAAAAAGGTTCGCTTTGAAATTTTAGTGGAACAAACCCCGTTTATAACAAACTGTAATTGCTC
This genomic window contains:
- the ribA gene encoding GTP cyclohydrolase II; the protein is MAKVRTRISLKVGSNSHIPAEMISFNQLASDKEHVALVFEQADQSQQVPLVRIHSECLTGDVFHSSRCDCGEQLDEAINQMATEGGIILYLRQEGRGIGLYNKIDAYKLQSEGMNTYQANNHLGFGDDLRDFTEAGQMLEALNISRLKLMTNNPKKVKALNDYGLTVEQEVNTSTHIKDGNEDYLKAKIDNAGHKLTLK
- a CDS encoding RDD family protein; amino-acid sequence: MRNIFAKTKKKLTLDETQEIITPFAFKFNDDLFGTAIASPWKRGIAISIDFLLIAALSGAGGELLAIAFAIMAFRVGSKSRAEQQGKVKGRKRRAIMRFLGAIIVLVLLLNTLPPLVQSLFGDGTNEYSEEQLKELKENGVIAIGDKNVNVGTAIKMAGYAIKTIKAAEEHNCNDLPCWQEVFNEVPDHAVELDLNATQATGLFKDVSDSTELPETEQKQLLAHFEQKFQTLLAQKQVLNQQADAVNNDVAQQPRTASEYSEKYDKNYSGYNVTPEVSAKEKKSERPIYSIIELIKGIFNDLGLGVGWAAFYFTVFTARWNGKTPGKRLMNIRVLQLDGTPLSMWDSFGRFGGYAAGPATGLLGFLQVYWDPNRQAIQDKISATVVIDEKKKVAQEIIDAAREKYEQMV
- a CDS encoding DUF599 domain-containing protein, with product MSLTFVDFIALALFFICWIGYTQFARVKAKNTPCLSRVLHQHRILWMRQILDNDVRVSHAALLSNLDRHVAFFASTTLLILAGVLTLFTQVENVNEVLSSIPIATERNNVAIQVKLSLLGMIFVMAFFQFTWSMRQYGFLNILIGAAPVAEKTTNPALLDYAKQMGVVQDQAGHAYNYGLRSYYFSLAALSWFFHPLLFITSSLAVVYVLFYREFKSRALKAIKLAIQDLGSEDI
- a CDS encoding DUF5916 domain-containing protein, translating into MILPRESAKALAMLMLLCSAAFPSLAEPINIPNIKAVITFDGELNEPVWQQAKHVEVNIVNYPYENTPSPVKTDAYIFEDGSHIYFAFKAQDPNPENIQAFIRDRDDAFSDDIVGIKLDTFNNHRLAYKFFVNPYGVQNDGIDNAMTSQNSDLWDGIWDAAGKVTTDGYQVEFAIPYRELNFEEGSDIKTWGIELLRLYPRDKVLRISNIPLDRDNPCWTCQMAEMQGFEQAKIGENLLITPSIVAKVDEERDVYADEDWQSDNDAEVGLNLRWGITPDVMLNATINPDFSNVEADAGQLAVNKTSALFFDEKRTFFLDNSEYFSSPLNLVYTRNVTDPDYGAKVTGKLGKQTFGFFMTKDNYTSLILPGNLYSLPDDISDESYSGALRYRYDVNEDLSFGLTSTLRSADDYHNYVNAIDVKYKMSVSNTLIAQVLTSDTEYPIELYDKWCPNSGAQDECYLSSMINKNEGAFTDQAFKLEFEHSSEDWTLRTQYKAIGEDFRADLGYLPQVDYNEFTTTVNRTVYFDDTLWSEMIFGGEFQTSHNDDGDLINERSSVSYTVWGPWQSIFDAVYSHEEQVGLRYDTNQTAIDNNTTLFELDYLDLFMDMQPRADLMLGFSSRIGDAIDYTNDRKGELIEFAPKLTWNITTHLELELMHVYAELEAESDFVYRENITDFRLTYAFNVNSFLRLTMVYNATDYNQNNNPDIIIDSDYHDNLSTQLLYSYKLNPQTVFFLGYSDNSIDNDFIGEKKEIKQNQRTAFLKLSYAWM